A part of Microbulbifer sp. MI-G genomic DNA contains:
- the hppD gene encoding 4-hydroxyphenylpyruvate dioxygenase, whose translation MADLFENPMGLDGFEYVEFTAPEKGILETVFAAMGFEKVARHRSKEVELWRQGDINFITNYEPNSHAYYYAQEHGPSACGLAFRVKDAKFAYEEALRKGAQPVQVHTGPMELHLPAIKGIGGATLYLIDRYKDGESIYDIDFIWEEGVERRPEGCGFHTLDHLTHNVYRGRMDYWAKYYEDLFNFREIRYFDIKGEYTGLLSKAMTAPDGKIRIPLNEEAAGGGGQIEEFLMKYNGEGIQHIAFACDDLVACWDRLKERGMEFMTPPPDTYYEMLEERLPGHGEPTEEFQRRGILLDGTTEGGQPRLLLQIFSANMLGPVFFEFIQRKEDEGFGEGNFKALFESIERDQLKRGVIKEKE comes from the coding sequence ATGGCCGACTTGTTTGAAAATCCGATGGGTCTCGATGGCTTTGAGTATGTGGAGTTTACCGCACCGGAAAAAGGCATTCTCGAGACCGTTTTTGCGGCTATGGGCTTTGAGAAAGTTGCGCGCCACCGCTCCAAAGAGGTGGAGTTGTGGCGCCAGGGCGATATCAACTTTATCACCAACTACGAGCCCAATAGCCACGCCTATTATTACGCCCAGGAGCATGGTCCCTCCGCCTGTGGCCTGGCTTTCCGTGTGAAAGACGCCAAGTTCGCCTATGAAGAGGCCCTGCGTAAAGGCGCGCAGCCAGTACAGGTGCATACCGGCCCAATGGAGCTGCACCTGCCTGCCATTAAGGGTATTGGCGGCGCCACCCTGTATCTCATTGACCGCTACAAAGATGGCGAGTCCATCTACGATATCGACTTTATCTGGGAGGAAGGCGTAGAGCGCCGTCCCGAAGGCTGTGGCTTCCACACGTTGGATCATCTGACCCACAATGTGTACCGCGGCCGTATGGACTACTGGGCCAAGTACTACGAAGACCTGTTCAATTTCCGCGAGATCCGCTACTTCGATATCAAGGGCGAGTACACCGGTCTGTTGTCCAAGGCCATGACCGCGCCGGATGGCAAAATTCGCATCCCGCTGAATGAAGAGGCGGCCGGTGGCGGTGGCCAGATCGAAGAGTTCCTGATGAAATACAACGGTGAGGGCATCCAGCATATTGCCTTTGCCTGTGACGACCTGGTGGCCTGCTGGGATCGCCTGAAAGAGCGCGGCATGGAGTTTATGACCCCGCCACCGGACACCTACTATGAAATGCTGGAAGAGCGCCTGCCGGGCCACGGTGAGCCCACCGAAGAATTCCAGAGACGCGGTATCCTGCTTGATGGCACCACCGAAGGCGGCCAACCGCGCCTGCTGTTGCAGATTTTCTCTGCGAATATGCTCGGTCCGGTATTTTTCGAGTTTATCCAGCGCAAGGAAGATGAAGGCTTCGGCGAGGGCAACTTCAAGGCCTTGTTCGAATCCATTGAGCGCGACCAGCTCAAGCGTGGCGTAATCAAAGAAAAGGAATAA
- a CDS encoding VOC family protein, whose amino-acid sequence MGIKRIHHVAYRCRDAKETVAFYRDLLGMDFQLAIAENEVPSTGEPDPYMHVFLDAGMGNVLAFFEIPNSPEMGRDENTPKWVQHIAFEVESMEELLATKTRLEAAGVDVLGPTNHTIFQSIYFFDPNGHRIELAANTARPGMHKELKRVAEDMLEEWSRTKKAPRHAAWMHGEGEFVEKSGGDPQ is encoded by the coding sequence ATGGGCATCAAGCGCATTCACCATGTGGCCTATCGCTGCAGGGACGCCAAGGAGACCGTGGCATTCTACCGCGATCTTCTCGGCATGGACTTCCAGCTGGCCATTGCCGAAAATGAGGTACCCTCAACCGGTGAGCCGGACCCTTACATGCATGTATTTTTGGATGCGGGTATGGGAAATGTGCTCGCCTTCTTCGAAATCCCCAATTCCCCGGAGATGGGGCGCGATGAAAATACCCCCAAGTGGGTGCAGCACATCGCCTTCGAAGTGGAGTCTATGGAGGAACTGCTCGCGACCAAAACGCGACTGGAAGCGGCTGGAGTCGATGTGCTCGGCCCCACCAACCACACGATTTTCCAGTCGATCTATTTCTTCGATCCCAACGGCCACCGCATCGAACTGGCCGCCAATACCGCCAGGCCCGGCATGCACAAAGAACTGAAACGGGTGGCTGAGGATATGCTGGAAGAGTGGTCGCGCACGAAAAAAGCCCCAAGGCATGCTGCGTGGATGCACGGGGAGGGAGAGTTTGTGGAAAAATCTGGAGGGGACCCACAGTGA
- a CDS encoding fumarylacetoacetate hydrolase family protein: MKLASLKSGRDGQLVVVSDDLTRMASASDIAPTLQSALDNWAAVSSELETLRQRLQNGEVQGEAFDQTRCASPLPRAYQWADGSAYVNHVELVRKARGAEVPESFYTDPLMYQGGSDTFLAPREPVKMPQSNGFGIDFEAEIAVITDDVPMGVSAEDALSHIKLVMLVNDVSLRGLIPAELAKGFGFYQSKPSSAFSPVCVTPAQLGESWREGKLHLPLVSRLNGQKFGEPNAGVDMTFHFGQLIAHAAKTRPLCAGTIIGSGTVSNKLDGGPGRPVAEGGVGYSCIAEIRMIETIQQGSPSTPFMDFGNTIAIEMFDGDGQSVFGRIEQAIEQA, from the coding sequence GTGAAGTTAGCCAGCCTGAAATCCGGTCGCGACGGCCAACTGGTTGTCGTCAGTGATGATCTTACCCGTATGGCTTCTGCCAGTGATATTGCACCCACCCTGCAGAGCGCCCTGGACAACTGGGCAGCAGTCAGCAGTGAACTGGAGACACTGCGCCAGCGCCTGCAAAATGGTGAGGTCCAGGGGGAAGCGTTCGATCAGACCCGGTGCGCCTCGCCTTTGCCGCGCGCCTACCAATGGGCCGATGGCAGCGCCTATGTAAACCATGTGGAACTGGTGCGCAAGGCCCGCGGTGCCGAGGTGCCGGAAAGTTTTTACACTGACCCGCTGATGTACCAGGGGGGGTCCGATACCTTCCTGGCGCCACGGGAGCCGGTGAAGATGCCCCAGAGCAACGGCTTTGGTATCGACTTTGAAGCGGAAATCGCCGTGATCACCGACGACGTGCCTATGGGGGTGTCTGCCGAGGATGCACTCTCTCATATCAAGCTGGTGATGCTGGTGAACGACGTCTCCCTGCGCGGGTTGATTCCTGCGGAGTTGGCCAAGGGGTTCGGTTTTTACCAGTCCAAACCCTCCAGCGCCTTTTCACCGGTGTGTGTCACGCCCGCGCAACTGGGTGAAAGCTGGCGTGAGGGCAAATTGCATCTGCCGCTGGTTTCCCGGCTGAACGGACAGAAGTTTGGTGAGCCCAATGCCGGTGTGGATATGACGTTCCACTTTGGTCAGCTGATTGCCCATGCTGCCAAAACCCGTCCACTTTGTGCAGGCACCATTATAGGTTCCGGTACCGTATCCAATAAATTGGATGGCGGCCCCGGTAGACCCGTGGCAGAGGGTGGTGTCGGCTACAGCTGTATCGCCGAGATCCGCATGATAGAAACCATTCAGCAGGGTTCCCCGAGCACGCCATTTATGGATTTTGGCAATACCATTGCCATTGAAATGTTTGACGGGGATGGTCAATCTGTCTTTGGACGTATTGAGCAGGCCATAGAGCAGGCTTAA
- a CDS encoding SMI1/KNR4 family protein, with amino-acid sequence MTLEEFVAVIRGEGGKAASDETLSAFERRMDLPLPQELKHFLKCCGGGRIFETPVEYLDARGAQLIPRRMYSLDEIQAAFNSPVDAWVPKALLPIGVDEGGNTIMLCLRKDRFGQIFLFDHECVHYPGDDECPDTIETIEEAEDYRLGYYAPSFRQFLDDLRVVETV; translated from the coding sequence ATGACACTGGAAGAGTTTGTTGCAGTCATTAGGGGGGAGGGCGGAAAGGCGGCATCAGATGAAACGCTTTCAGCTTTCGAGCGCAGAATGGATTTGCCACTCCCCCAGGAGTTGAAACACTTTTTGAAATGTTGCGGTGGTGGGCGAATCTTTGAGACGCCTGTTGAATATCTCGATGCGCGAGGTGCACAACTGATACCCAGGCGTATGTACAGCCTGGATGAAATTCAGGCGGCATTCAATTCACCTGTTGACGCATGGGTCCCGAAGGCGCTATTGCCGATCGGTGTTGACGAAGGCGGAAATACGATAATGCTGTGCCTCCGCAAGGATCGCTTCGGCCAGATTTTCCTTTTCGATCACGAATGTGTTCACTATCCAGGTGATGATGAATGCCCTGATACAATCGAAACTATTGAGGAGGCCGAAGACTATCGTTTAGGATACTACGCACCCAGTTTTCGTCAGTTCTTGGATGATCTTCGGGTTGTGGAAACGGTATGA
- a CDS encoding DUF7822 domain-containing protein gives MANRSYLYSLSNQPTSYTDRPESISGLSEWPYNVPLSYRILLSGNPKLCASLVSDGFESDSPDDKTQLYAISGDFNTGFIRFKNFIEVVRLLAAEKSAPLLSMLDETVDFLQQHQDRYLLLETIELDCMEEEEEAALRACVEAEVTACRDVGAAIDSLPGDPRMAADILKGAAEKEKAPPLNVFYGILFNDNFDCLDNDTPLGLYWSDVLYCELENKEEFDEFV, from the coding sequence TTGGCGAACCGCTCATATCTGTACAGCCTCAGCAACCAACCAACCTCCTATACAGACCGACCCGAATCCATTTCGGGTTTATCAGAGTGGCCATATAATGTTCCGCTGTCATACCGTATCCTTTTGTCGGGCAACCCGAAGCTTTGTGCTTCACTGGTTTCAGACGGCTTTGAAAGTGATTCACCCGATGATAAGACACAGCTCTATGCGATAAGCGGTGACTTTAACACCGGATTTATACGATTCAAAAATTTTATCGAAGTCGTGCGATTACTTGCCGCAGAAAAGTCTGCACCGCTGTTGTCCATGCTGGATGAAACGGTGGATTTCCTTCAGCAGCATCAGGATCGCTATCTACTGCTTGAGACCATTGAGCTGGACTGTATGGAGGAGGAAGAGGAAGCTGCACTACGCGCTTGTGTTGAAGCTGAAGTTACTGCTTGCCGTGATGTCGGGGCCGCTATCGATTCACTCCCAGGAGATCCCAGAATGGCCGCGGATATTCTCAAAGGAGCGGCTGAAAAAGAGAAAGCTCCACCCCTTAACGTATTTTATGGAATCCTGTTCAACGATAATTTTGACTGTTTAGATAATGATACTCCCTTGGGACTATACTGGAGCGATGTTCTTTATTGCGAACTCGAAAATAAGGAAGAGTTTGATGAGTTTGTGTAA
- a CDS encoding shikimate kinase, with protein sequence MAHLDLDLLAWLPISPPERRPIEESRIRINSFLREQNGWVVEGCYTELLVLLKHEATEIIFMDLSVEQCILNAKNRPWEPHKYKTQEAEDANLEMLVSWIREYKLGSDAVSYQSHRNFYDAFQGNKRIYTENQANKH encoded by the coding sequence TTGGCCCATTTGGATCTGGATCTTTTGGCATGGCTGCCAATATCGCCACCTGAAAGAAGGCCTATTGAAGAATCACGGATAAGGATAAATAGTTTTCTGCGGGAGCAGAATGGATGGGTGGTCGAGGGATGCTACACTGAATTACTGGTACTTCTGAAGCATGAAGCCACGGAAATAATATTTATGGACCTCAGCGTTGAACAATGTATCCTCAACGCCAAAAATCGCCCCTGGGAGCCGCACAAGTACAAGACTCAGGAAGCCGAAGACGCAAACCTGGAAATGTTGGTCAGCTGGATTAGGGAATATAAACTAGGGTCAGATGCAGTCTCCTATCAATCACATCGTAACTTTTACGATGCTTTTCAGGGCAATAAGAGGATTTATACCGAGAATCAGGCGAACAAGCATTGA
- a CDS encoding DUF885 domain-containing protein has product MKSGSTLNNRFIRISGALVVTCLLAPLGWAATATGQLHSVIKDHWEYSLREDPITAGRMGVREYNRKLPGVTAEDRARRLEAERRFLNRLNTVDAKDLAESDRINRELLAWVLENGIESKTLFLERIPLNTFSSFYSSALNANRGLAMHRVSDYEDYIARIREFGRYFDENIANMREGIRTGFVLPRIVVEGIAPTVRAQVYSDPTESSLYKPFAEMPESIPTEEQQRLRDAGTEAIRQVAIPAFARVADFLEGEYRKAASETIGAEQMRDGSEYYRHNIRYYVTMDMSPAQIHRIGLEEVGRIRAEMEALIKESGFKGSFEEFTHFLRTDPQFYANTPEALLKETAYIAKRIDYRLPEFFNVLPRTPYGVVPVPSEIAPNYTTASYNPAAIGGIRGGAYWLNTHGLDQRPLYELPALTLHEAVPGHHLQNALSQELENVPDFRRNLYLSAFGEGWALYSERLGKEMGLYTTPYEHFGRLSYEMWRAARLVIDTGIHSQGWTRQQALDFLSDNTSLSPANVRAEVDRYISWPGQALSYKMGEIKIRQLRAQAEKALGDKFDLRVFHDAILSNGALPLSMLETQIQRFIAEQKAP; this is encoded by the coding sequence GTGAAATCTGGCAGCACCCTGAACAACCGCTTTATTCGAATCTCCGGTGCCCTGGTGGTCACCTGTCTTCTTGCCCCATTGGGTTGGGCCGCTACGGCAACCGGGCAACTGCACAGTGTGATTAAGGACCACTGGGAATACAGTTTACGCGAAGACCCCATTACCGCCGGGCGCATGGGTGTGCGGGAATATAACCGGAAGCTGCCGGGGGTGACTGCCGAGGATCGCGCGCGCCGCCTGGAGGCTGAACGCCGGTTCCTCAATCGCCTCAACACCGTGGATGCAAAGGATTTGGCCGAATCGGACAGGATCAACCGTGAATTGCTTGCGTGGGTTCTGGAAAACGGCATTGAGAGTAAGACGCTGTTCCTGGAGCGGATTCCCCTGAACACCTTCTCCAGCTTCTACAGCAGTGCACTGAATGCCAACCGGGGTCTGGCCATGCACCGGGTCAGCGATTACGAGGATTATATTGCCCGGATTAGAGAATTCGGTCGCTACTTTGATGAAAACATCGCCAATATGCGCGAGGGCATACGCACCGGCTTTGTACTGCCCAGGATTGTGGTGGAAGGGATAGCGCCCACAGTGCGTGCACAGGTCTACTCAGACCCCACCGAGAGCAGTTTGTACAAGCCCTTCGCGGAAATGCCCGAATCTATTCCAACAGAAGAACAGCAACGCCTGCGCGATGCCGGTACAGAAGCAATTCGGCAAGTGGCCATCCCGGCTTTTGCCCGCGTTGCCGACTTCCTTGAGGGAGAGTATCGCAAGGCTGCCAGCGAGACCATTGGCGCAGAACAGATGCGCGATGGCAGCGAGTACTACCGCCACAATATTCGTTATTATGTCACCATGGATATGAGCCCGGCGCAGATCCACCGCATCGGACTTGAAGAGGTGGGGCGTATCCGCGCGGAAATGGAAGCCTTGATCAAAGAATCCGGCTTTAAGGGCAGTTTTGAGGAGTTTACCCACTTCCTGCGTACAGATCCGCAGTTTTATGCCAACACACCGGAAGCACTTTTGAAGGAAACCGCCTATATCGCCAAGCGTATCGACTACCGCTTGCCGGAATTTTTCAATGTGCTGCCGCGCACGCCCTATGGTGTGGTGCCGGTGCCCAGTGAGATAGCCCCCAACTACACCACGGCTTCCTATAACCCCGCCGCCATTGGCGGTATCCGCGGCGGTGCCTACTGGCTGAACACCCACGGACTGGACCAGCGTCCCCTGTACGAGTTGCCGGCGCTGACCCTGCATGAGGCGGTACCGGGGCACCACCTGCAAAACGCGCTTTCCCAGGAGCTGGAAAATGTACCGGACTTTCGCCGCAACCTTTACCTGAGCGCCTTCGGTGAAGGCTGGGCTCTCTACTCGGAACGCCTCGGCAAGGAGATGGGTCTGTATACCACTCCCTACGAGCACTTTGGGCGCCTCAGCTATGAAATGTGGCGCGCCGCCCGCCTGGTAATCGATACGGGTATCCACTCCCAGGGCTGGACCCGCCAGCAGGCCCTGGATTTTCTCTCTGACAACACCTCACTGTCGCCGGCCAATGTGCGTGCGGAAGTGGACCGCTACATCTCCTGGCCGGGACAGGCGCTCTCCTACAAGATGGGTGAGATCAAAATTCGCCAGCTGCGCGCCCAGGCAGAAAAGGCCCTTGGGGACAAGTTTGATCTGCGGGTATTCCACGACGCCATTCTCAGTAACGGCGCCCTGCCGCTTTCCATGCTGGAAACGCAGATACAGCGCTTTATCGCCGAGCAGAAAGCCCCTTAG
- a CDS encoding phytanoyl-CoA dioxygenase family protein: protein MRELAQSQKIRDLASGYLPGKASLVRVILFNKTEETNWFVTWHQDRTVAVSEKFEKENWQPWSIKDGIYHVQPPVEVLNQMVTFRIHLDNTDLENGCLKVLPNSHKLGILDHAAIQEYTKNHDFVTCKAPAGSALVMRPHILHSSSRGSNPSQRRILHLEYSSYTLPAGITWA, encoded by the coding sequence ATACGTGAGTTAGCACAGTCGCAGAAAATAAGAGACCTGGCAAGCGGCTACCTTCCGGGAAAAGCCAGTTTGGTCCGCGTGATATTATTTAACAAGACAGAAGAAACTAACTGGTTCGTCACATGGCATCAGGATAGAACCGTAGCCGTTTCGGAAAAATTTGAAAAAGAAAATTGGCAGCCGTGGAGCATCAAAGATGGAATTTATCACGTCCAGCCTCCAGTTGAAGTTCTCAATCAAATGGTAACTTTCAGAATCCATCTGGATAACACTGATCTTGAGAATGGCTGTCTTAAAGTGTTACCTAATAGCCACAAATTAGGTATTTTAGATCATGCCGCTATCCAAGAATATACAAAAAATCATGATTTCGTGACTTGTAAGGCACCGGCAGGATCTGCTTTAGTAATGCGCCCTCATATACTGCATTCATCCAGCAGAGGGTCAAACCCTTCTCAGCGCCGGATTTTACATCTTGAGTACAGTAGCTATACATTACCTGCAGGTATCACATGGGCGTAA
- a CDS encoding GrpB family protein — MRILEIMEYQASWACEFNREKDLILDTIGSLFPEVHHIGSTSVVGLAAKPIIDILLEVDDLDALDSFNDALEEIGYIAKGENGITERRYFQKGGDLRSHHIHAFLRSSENAIRHLAFRDYLQQNPTISEEYAIMKKVLFITAIMIWGNTAAAKIHFYSTTKSKQLSGMHLTSKGAECGNLCSCLNFI, encoded by the coding sequence ATGAGAATTCTTGAAATCATGGAGTATCAAGCATCATGGGCTTGTGAATTTAACAGGGAGAAAGACCTAATTCTTGACACAATTGGCTCTTTGTTTCCAGAAGTTCATCATATTGGCAGCACCTCTGTAGTTGGCCTGGCAGCAAAACCCATTATCGATATTCTCCTCGAAGTTGATGATTTGGATGCACTGGATTCTTTCAATGACGCACTTGAAGAAATAGGATATATTGCCAAAGGTGAAAACGGAATCACTGAGCGCAGATATTTCCAAAAGGGTGGTGATCTTCGTAGTCATCATATTCATGCATTCCTGAGGAGCAGCGAGAATGCCATAAGGCATCTCGCGTTTCGAGATTATCTGCAGCAAAATCCGACAATATCGGAAGAATACGCAATCATGAAAAAAGTCTTGTTTATAACTGCAATAATGATATGGGGAAATACTGCAGCGGCAAAAATACATTTTTACAGTACTACGAAAAGCAAGCAATTAAGTGGTATGCACTTAACAAGCAAGGGTGCTGAATGCGGAAATCTGTGCTCGTGCTTGAATTTTATATAA